Within the Maniola hyperantus chromosome 7, iAphHyp1.2, whole genome shotgun sequence genome, the region CTTAAGGAAATACGACCATATCTCTGAATATCGTAAAAAACTGAACTGGCTCCCTATTAGGCATCGACGTAATCTACATGTTCTTTCCATCCTATTTGCCACACTTTTCCATCCCTGGTCACCACCCTACCTTAAAGATCAGTTTAAATTCTTTAGCTCCTTCGAACGTAATCGCGGCCTGCGTTCCTGTTACGACTTTAAGCTTAAAGCGACCAAAATAATGTAATACGCATAGCTACGCGGAATCATTCACTGTAAAAGCAGCTTCGCTGTGGAATGCACTTCCGGTCGAAATAAGACGCTCCAAATCGCTGGCgatctttaaaaaccgtgttaagaaacactatctgtcactgtagattttctgcgataagaatatgtacagttagctatgtattattgtttaattacattacattgattttatatattatttatatatatgtatatattatattatattatactatataacattatattgtatagtatgtacctattagagtgtatgtttatgtatgcctatatatctatttatatatatatatatatataataactacattgcgactccccgtcttacagttctataagttcttaagtatgggttgcctggaagagatcactttagtgataaggtcgccctttgttttttaagtgtatcctgtattcttactctctgtaattttagtaacaataaagttgttttaaattaaaattaaattaaataacaattcttgtaaatgcgaaagtgtgtttgtctgttggtttattggtttgtccttcaatcacgccgcaaatGAGCAACGGAACGACATGAGTTTTTGCATGAGTTCCGCTAAAGACAtgaagagtaacataggctactttttatcccggaaaatcaaactggatttttgaaaaactaaatccaaaTCTAGGCgcgcgggcagcagctagtatttaaatattatattgtatttgaTATCTATACaagtgaaaaatgaaaaaacaaatatttcagGTAAAATATCAATAGCCAACAATCCCATATGGCTGGAACCAGCTTCAGAGAAAGACGAGGATCTAGCTGAACTGGCGCGAGAATTCGGAGTAAGACTCAGTTTCACAATAAATCTAACACAATCTAAACaatttattaatagtttttatattttaatttacaaaaaaaaaaaaaatctaaacaatagcgtcttggactgtagtaataaaatgatgtgatttttgtatagcggtagtttatggggctaaaaTTCATCCATATCTAATAGATCATTAATAAGCATAATTTCTGCTCCCTCAATCAAATCATCACTCTAGATTGTATGTACGgagccctcagtgcgcgagtctgattcgcacttggccggttttgtttttaatttatagacttatagcgcttagctgcaatcagacctgctaaTGATGATGCAGCTTTAACTATTGAGCTGTACCTTAATTCTTCCTTCCTTAATTTAAGGCTGGACGTTACTCAGATCCAATTTACTCCACGGAAGGTGGTTGGCCGCCTGCTGTAGAGAAGTTAATGGCGGAATACAGTAAAAAGGAAGGCTATCCTTATTCAAGGTTGCCACCGTTCACTGAAGAAGAGAGAAAACTAATACAAGGTATATAATTAAgactaaaatatataattgagacgcgagatcttcctttatttaagataaaattgaaaaaactattgttagaaaagacatattactcgatATAACCTTGTAgagatattttagttttattttaatttttgacatttataacattatcatttaaatttgtatttttttgtgactaagtatttaatttgactaattttatcaaaactatgtacacgttgttcggtatatcataactcataagtcataacatattgcatgctaataggcagaatttggctgtacctttttgttttgtaatatctgcactgtttacccatattcgcaataaagaaatttgaatagAATTGAAAGTAACTACTATTAAGGCgaaatgcgtcccaaaagcggtgttgaCTGTTGAGGCACATTTTGGATGTTTgcagaatcaagttttggcctcaaaaacaaaaaagttgtaTAAATACGTAtctatgtatttaatttttaatgttataaaaattaaacattaagtATTTAGTGAATTACTAGAGCCCAAACACGATTAGCACAATTTGGTTCCATATActcgcgaagtttccccaaaatacgcattttttacacgactatTAGGAAAAAAACCAGtattattcgattgatataaaaccaatttcaataaaatttcggaTTTACGTttaacgtttaatacactaagggattacggtattgTTTTATGGTAACAGcacatacttaggtataattttaaatcTCGGGCGGCCCAGATTACCGCTTCCGGGCGCCCGCTACGCGTCTTAGGCCGATATCTATAGACCGCACTTTgacttgagttaaaacgagacagatttatgtgagagatatagctctgtctcgttttaactctgtcttaagtcgaagctaagtcagagtgcgctatatagatctcaccctgagagCACCCGTGTGCAACTTCAATCCCATATCGCCTTAAGCATGAAGCCATATCTTGCAAAAAACTCTTGCAGGTACATACGATTTCTACAGCCTGAACCACTACACCACTCGTCTCGTCAGAGCTGCTCGTGAGGACGAGGTGCCAGGATCCTGGTACCTGTTCGGATCGAAGGAGCTCAATGCTGTATTCGAGGTCGATCCCAAGTGGTCGCATAGCGATTGGAAGTTCGTAACGGTAAGAAATATcaacttattttattacaagttatctcttgactgcgatcacaccagcagacagacatacagattacagatagacagcaaagggctccgtttttagggacaagtgtgaatagcttcatataaaattttCTTCCACTTGAACATCTGATTTAAATCTGGGCCCGACAAACGACAGGTGGGCACGGGGGTTAGGATGTTgtgcaaagttttttttttaaataaaatggcgAGCAATCGTGCAGgccggtcacctgatgttaagtgattaccgccacccatgaacacttacagtaagtaggtaccaatgcgttgccggcctttcaggaatttgttggtccgctctttgaataaccccatgttgtgaTCTAATGgcggaacaccgccgaagggagttgattccacagtttgcatgtgcgtggaaaaaagatctggcacaacgggtggtcaaAGTACACTAGACACGTAGACCTACGACacgaagtggaggcaaacattAACTAAGTATTGATTTCAGGTATCACCCAAAGGCATTCGCCATCAACTGAATTGGCTAAAGGAGCGTTACAATAACGTACCCATTCTCATCACTGAGAATGGGTACGCGACCAGCAAGCCAGACTTGTATGATACAGGGCGTATTGCCTTCATACGAGATTATTTGAaagaggtattttatttatttattacaggtTAGACCCTTCACTGCCatataagtgatgatgcagtctaaatttgaagcgggttaacctggaagggctaTGTCAGTTTTACTAAACCCGGTGTGGGCATTGACTTGTAATATTACTTCGACTACTaatatggacagggctattgaacaaacaaaatggcaccgacttttatttagatacctatAAGTAGTCAGGGTCATCTCCGTTTGGTCAGAACGACcagacgggggtacgggcctcgaggctttGCCTCCTTCAAGCCTTCTCGGCTAGGGCCTGCCATCTTGGCTTGGGCCCTGGTGGTTGGATGTATCAGTTTTATAAAATGCATGCAATAATGCACACACACATTACaggatatttttaataatgcaCACACACATTACAGGAATTTTTTAACGGTTTGGATATGGACATTTTTTTATACCTGCCCGGAATTTATCAATAGTTCTTTACTTATTTCAATTCCAGATATTGTTGGCTATAAATGAAGATGGTGCTAATGTGATCGGTTACGCAGTTTGGTCTCTCATGGACAACTTCGAATGGATGTTTGGTTATACGTAAGTCTGTGCGGGACCCAAtttagttgcgctcagaatgtggctaattccattgtatacaatctctaacctaaactaaaatgacacgcctaactctattgctatccctttcataatcctgctcgcggaaaaggatggcattagatttagatctgttaatttagtttagtttagagattgtgttcaagagaatgtgtctcaaaaaatcctttcgCTACTCCCCGATGTAACACAGTCTATAACAAATCTTTCACCGTACTCTAGCTACCCAACTTTGGTACTGACTTCATGAAAAAATATCACAGAAAACTGTCACTTAGTATACAGTGTATACAAGGTGTATACTGGGTGACAGTTTTCTCTatactacactcattcaaatacagagtgcAGCAGTCATAGCGAgaccatattataataattaatggcagcagtattacctatcattataataatatagagtattttatatattactagctgccctggcgaaattcgttccgcctaacagtcgattcaaagtttttaaatttttctctccgtaagaaccatcctcgtacttcaaggaatattataaaaaaagaattatcgaaatcggttcattataggttctcgagatttgcgatgagcacacatttagtgattcatttttatattatacatttttttatatattttacatattatattatgcttatacctaattatttattatattattattgtatataggtattttatttaggtatttcttataagatatttatataGTTCATTAGATACCATAGACATAATATCCATCTttttgtatatacatatattaactaAGGATCcttgtattaattttataatgatTCTAGTACTTAGCTACCGTatgacctattccacttcttaaTGCGCCTTACGGcttacaaccttgaatgggaagctggaagaaatctctatttagtgataagcatttccaatgtgacttaatttattactacaatGTAActgaaattttggtacatgaaaaataaaaataaaataaataaatataaaatattttttatttcagcatGAAATACGGCCTCTACTCTGTGGATTTCTCGGACCCTATGCGCAAACGCAGCCCGCGCGCCTCTGCGCACTACTACGCGAACGTCATCAAACATCACTCACTCGACAACCCTCACTCTTCCCACCAGAAAAGAGGGGAAACACCCAACAGTACTGTTATGAATAAGTGTCGATTTATACTACTGATTACTATTTTTAGTTTAGGATATCTTTTGTGAAACCCAAACCAggcctgtcattttagtttagagcaCAGCAGAATAATTAGCCACTACTATCTATTAGAGTTGTAAATTGTGAATTTGTTTTACTCTGCTAATCCTTATTTctcaatattaaatttttttttaacaaaaaaaaataaaaaccgtcttcgatacacaaacactaaaaattgaaaaataatttaatttattaccgaatatattatgtatacaagagttaatatagttccatcataatattttttggggtcggtgccaatgaggtgccattgtggagtctcataaaaatatgaagtctagacgattcgcgcagctaaagctaattggcaccggcatgtttgtgtatcgaagtcggtttttattttttttgtaaaaaaaaattatttcacaatttttagtggccccatggaattatgctatgactggttaaaaatctactgtttactaagctattacactgatcgcgagcaatttactcttaaccgttgaggagttccagtatctatcttcgaagatgttcatcaaatcttcaccgaatttaaatgggaccaacttaaaagtataccctttcaaacaaataaagaattttcaaaatcggtccaggcgtcatcgagtaatcggggaacatacataaaaaaaaaaaaaagattccgacgaattgagaacctcctcctttttttgaagtcggttaaaaattacatattaaactagctgatgcccgcggcttcgccctcGTGAATTTAGAATTATTAATATCGCAAAATCACAGCGTTCCCACGGAACCTAAATcgacgaacgaagtcgcgggcctaagctagtttataatattaataggtaggcATACGTTAAAGTTAatttgtttgataaaaagtaactaaaTGGTAATTAATAACTACATTAACACTCGTTAGATAGCTACCTAACTAACCATTTTAAGTGTGGATTATATTTTCTAAACATAATATAAGCTGTTAAGTATTTGAGCAAGTTAGTGATAGGTAAAAATATAACcatgataacctagtggttaagacgtccgcctcctattcgggaggttgggggttcgatcccgggcacgcacctctaacttgtgagctatgtgcgttttaagctatcaaaatatcacttgctttaacggtgaaggaaaacattgcgaggaaacctgcatgcctgagagttccccataatgttctcaaaggtgtgtgaagtctaccaatccgaacttggccagagcgtggtagactatggtcaaaaacccttctcactctgagaggagacccgtgatctgtagtgaaccggcgttGGGTGTATCACGAACGTTTATTGATATCAACATATTAACacgttttaggattccgtatccaaagggtaaaacggaaccatatgccgtctgtctgtctgtccgcgtgtcacgggtctctagctcgtagacgaaatgtGTTAAACCTAAAAGGTATTTGGTAGAACGTTGAACCAAAACCGAATATTGcattagaaattcaattaagtaaattatttttcagtggggctcccatacatgaaAAAGAGCGGCCAATTTtgatatcctaatcctaatcctaatatcctaacatagtaatattataaaatgtgaaagtgtggatgtttggatgtgtggatgtttggatattcggatgtttgttactcaatcccgcaaaaactactcgacggatttggctgaaatttggaatggagataaattatgccctggattaacacataggctactttctatcccggaaaatcaaagagttcccacgggattattaaaaccaaattccacgcggacgaaagtcgcgggcatcagctagttaacaataaataaagttagttttgcgATCGTTAATATATTGTATCGATTCGTTATCAAAAGTGATTCTTAACccttttacttcttctgtagtatggaaccctcggtgcgcgagtccgactcgaacttggccagttttttcaaTCGAATC harbors:
- the LOC117983925 gene encoding myrosinase 1-like; its protein translation is MPAMLCVTLLSIFGLLLRASWCLDLKFPPGFQFGAATSAYQVEGAWNVSDKGASIWDAMLHNDPSLIVDGTNGDVACDSYHQWRTDVHMAHDLGLDFYRFSVSWSRILPSGFPNRISKDGVKYYNQLIDGLLKKGVQPVITLYHFDLPQSIQNLGGWANPFIVDWFADYARIVFSLYADRVKTWITINEPLIVCDLIYNMGTIVPMVLEQELGPFLCNKNVLLAHAKAWRIYDEAFKPKYHGKISIANNPIWLEPASEKDEDLAELAREFGAGRYSDPIYSTEGGWPPAVEKLMAEYSKKEGYPYSRLPPFTEEERKLIQGTYDFYSLNHYTTRLVRAAREDEVPGSWYLFGSKELNAVFEVDPKWSHSDWKFVTVSPKGIRHQLNWLKERYNNVPILITENGYATSKPDLYDTGRIAFIRDYLKEILLAINEDGANVIGYAVWSLMDNFEWMFGYTMKYGLYSVDFSDPMRKRSPRASAHYYANVIKHHSLDNPHSSHQKRGETPNSTVMNKCRFILLITIFSLGYLL